Within the Ochrobactrum sp. Marseille-Q0166 genome, the region AAGAATAGCGGGAAAAACGCTGTGGTTGAACATTCACATTGATTTAGAGGGTTTCGACTTGCGTCTAAGCCCTCTATATGGAATGCGAAGTGTAATCGAAATTTTGTAATAGGCCCGTAATCCATAACGGATGAACATGGTAAAAACGGTTTTTGTTCTGAACGGCCCCAATCTCAATTTTCTTGGGAAGCGTGAGCCGGGTATCTACGGTGTGGCAACGCTCGATGATATCGAAGCGAGCTGCAAGCGTGAATCTGAACAATTGGGCCTTGCTGTCGATTTTCGGCAAACGAATTATGAAGGTGATCTGGTCAGCTGGATTCAGGAAGCAGGCGACAAAAATGCCTATGTCCTGATCAATCCAGCAGCATACAGCCACACTTCGGTTGCTATTCACGATGCCATTCGCTCGGCCAAGGTTACGGTCGTGGAAGTGCATTTGTCGAATATTCATGCGCGTGAAGCTTTCCGGCATCACTCCTATGTCTCCGCAGTCGCCAAAGGCGTCATCTGCGGCTTTGGCGCGGAAGGATACCTGCTCGGCCTGCGCGCACTCGCGGCAATTGCCAAAGAAGAAGAAAACAACGGGCAAGCGTAAAGGGGCCTGATATGTCCAGCAAAAACTCCGTCATCGACAAAGAAACAATCCGCGATCTCGCGAACATTCTCAATGAAACCGACTTGACCGACATTGAAGTCGAA harbors:
- the aroQ gene encoding type II 3-dehydroquinate dehydratase, which produces MVKTVFVLNGPNLNFLGKREPGIYGVATLDDIEASCKRESEQLGLAVDFRQTNYEGDLVSWIQEAGDKNAYVLINPAAYSHTSVAIHDAIRSAKVTVVEVHLSNIHAREAFRHHSYVSAVAKGVICGFGAEGYLLGLRALAAIAKEEENNGQA